One stretch of Opisthocomus hoazin isolate bOpiHoa1 chromosome 18, bOpiHoa1.hap1, whole genome shotgun sequence DNA includes these proteins:
- the LOC104328794 gene encoding serine/threonine-protein phosphatase 4 regulatory subunit 1 isoform X4 produces MAGIPLYFVDLQDDLDDFGFEDYGPDCDSMRITAFLDIPGQDNLSPLARLEKYAFSDNIFNRQIIARGLLDVFRDFSNNEEDFLTVMEIVVRLSEDAEPTVRTELMEQIPPIAIFLQESRPKFPAAFFEYLMPIVVRYLTDVNNQVRKAGQEALLILLEQDLVTQSDIENKVCPILLDLSAPDSDDEYKVEAVNIICKMASMLSRTTVEHMLLPRFCELCSDGKLFQVRKICAANFGDICNAVGQEATERLLIPKFFELCSDSVWGMRKACAECFMAVSYTTSPEVRRSKLSPLFISLISDTCRWVRQAAFQSLGPFISTFANPSTAGLYIREDGTLSIQPSTQDVNSNSCQPSNNITLTSSSINATLSSSEQPVEIKPVSSTEENPAEVNTKLAVENLNKDTQEESSDCCTSPGEDVSQLSQGDRVAAGVIEVTKDSSFPGTNSRLQSAEDVFNTFLYWRPPLPDISQDLELLQFKTEKHKDSCSVPCNSCVASSEIKKVLESLQEHIDDPDVQAQVQVLSAALRAAQFDSIGDYETKKMEESSDKLHNKTISDEMAVSDATCSQVEEDALSFPASQDNISDQSTTSILKSTNSEEQHRGTSVFLKKEQENNSPFEDDKSKLQDIIPQPLLDQYLSMTDPARAQTVDTEIAKHCAYSLPGVALTLGRQNWHCLKDTYETLASDVQWKVRRTLAFSIHELAVILGDQLTAADLVPIFNGFLKDLDEVRIGVLKHLYDFLKLLHADKRREYLYQLQEFVVTDNSRNWRFRYELAEQLILILELYNPNDVYDYLRHIALTLCSDKVSEVRWISFRLVVAILQKFYANNANALGLNFINELVVRFRHCSKWVGRQAFAFICQAVVEEECMPVDQFVEHLLPSLLSLASDPVPNLILKVLAIHI; encoded by the exons TTGGGTTTGAAGATTATGGACCAGACTGTGATAGCATGAGGATAACAGCATTCTTGGATATTCCTGGACAGGATAATTTAAGTCCACTGGCTCGTCTAGAAAAATATGCCTTCAGTGATAATATATTTAACAG GCAAATTATTGCCAGAGGTCTTTTGGATGTCTTTCGAGATTTCAGTAATAATGAAGAAGACTTCCTGACTGTAATGGAAATAGTGGTCAGGCTCTCTGAAGATGCAG AACCAACTGTACGTACAGAGCTGATGGAACAAATACCTCCTATTGCCATTTTTCTGCAAGAAAGTCGACCTAAGTTCCCAGCAGCATTTTTTGAATACCTTATGCCCATAGTAGTGAGATACCTCACAGATGTTAACAATCAG GTTAGAAAGGCAGGTCAAGAAGCACTGCTTATACTGCTAGAACAAGATCTTGTTACTCAGAGTGACATTGAAAATAAGGTGTGTCCAATTCTGTTGGACCTCTCTGCTCCTGACAGTGATGATGAGTACAAGGTGGAAGCCGTGAAT ATAATCTGTAAAATGGCTTCTATGTTGAGCAGAACAACAGTTGAGCACATGCTGCTTCCTCGTTTCTGTGAACTGTGCAGTGATGGGAAATTGTTTCAAGTCCGAAAG attTGTGCAGCTAATTTTGGTGACATTTGTAATGCAGTTGGGCAAGAAGCCACAGAAAGACTGCTG ATTCCCAAGTTCTTTGAACTCTGTTCTGATAGTGTTTGGGGAATGAGAAAAGCTTGTGCTGAATGCTTTATGGCAGTCTCTTACACCACATCCCCAGAAGTTCGCAGAAGTAAACTATCCCCACTGTTTATCAGTCTTATTAGTGACACTTGCAGATGG GTTCGTCAGGCTGCTTTTCAGTCTCTTGGCCCGTTTATTTCTACCTTTGCAAACCCTTCAACTGCTGGTCTTTACATTCGAGAAGATGGGACGCTGAGTATCCAACCATCAACGCAAGATGTGAATTCGAATTCCTGTCAGCCGAGCAACAATATAACTTTAACGTCCTCCAGTATAAATGCCACGTTGTCCAG TTCAGAACAACCAGTGGAAATCAAACCAGTGTCATCGACTGAGGAGAATCCAGCTGAAGTTAATACAAAGCTCGCAGTTGAGAACTTAAATAAAGATACACAGGAAGAAAGTTCAGATTGTTGTACCAGTCCTGGAGAAGATGTGTCTCAGTTGTCTCAGGGTGACAGAGTTGCTGCTGGTGTCATAGAAGTCACTAAGGACAGCAGTTTTCCTGGAACGAACTCAAGGCTACAGTCTGCTGAGGACGTATTTAATACTTTTCTATACTGGCGCCCTCCTCTGCCTGATATAAGTCAGGATCTGGAGTTGCTTCAGTTCAAGACTGAGAAGCACAAAGATAGCTGTTCTGTGCCATGTAATAGCTGTGTTGCTAgtagtgaaataaaaaaagttcTAGAAAGCTTACAAGAGCACATTGATGATCCAGATGTTCAAG CTCAGGTCCAAGTGTTGTCTGCTGCTCTCAGAGCTGCTCAGTTTGATTCCATTGGCGACTATGAGaccaaaaaaatggaagaaagcagTGACAAACTTCACAACAAAACTATTTCAGATGAAATGGCTGTTTCAGATGCTACCTGCAGCCAGGTGGAGGAGGATGCTCTTTCATTCCCTGCCTCTCAGGATAACATCAGTGACCAGTCTACCACCAGTATACTGAAAAGCACA AACTCAGAGGAACAACACAGAGGAAccagtgtatttttaaagaaagagcaagaaaacaatTCACCATTTGAAGATGACAAGTCAAAATTGCAG GATATCATACCTCAACCTTTATTAGACCAGTACTTGTCAATGACCGACCCGGCTCGAGCCCAGACTGTGGATACTGAAATAGCCAAGCACTGTGCCTATAGTCTGCCCGGAGTGGCCTTAACACTGGGCAGGCAGAACTGGCACTGCCTGAAAGACACATACGAGACGCTGGCCTCAGAtgtgcag TGGAAGGTACGTCGGACGCTAGCTTTCTCCATACATGAACTAGCAGTTATTCTGGGGGATCAGCTAACAGCTGCTGATCTGGTGCCAATTTTCAATGGATTCTTGAAGGATCTGGATGAAGTGCGCATTGGTGTCCTTAAACATCTGTACGACTTTCTAAAG TTACTTCATGCAGACAAAAGGCGAGAGTATCTTTACCAACTTCAAGAATTTGTGGTGACTGATAACAGCAGGAACTGGAGGTTTCGTTACGAGCTGGCAGA GCAGCTGATCCTGATACTGGAACTCTACAATCCCAATGATGTCTACGACTACTTAAGACATATTGCACTAACTCTCTGCTCGGATAAAGTTTCAGAAGTTCGGTGGATCTCCTTCAGACTG GTTGTAGCAATACTACAGAAGTTCTATGCAAACAATGCAAATGCGCTGGGATTAAATTTCATTAATGAACTTGTAGTGCGGTTTCGTCACTGCTCCAAGTGGGTTGGAAGACAAGCTTTCGCCTTCATTTGTCAG GCTGTAGTAGAAGAAGAATGTATGCCTGTCGACCAATTTGTTGAGCACTTACTCCCCAGTCTTTTGAGTCTTGCTTCAGATCCTGTGCCAAAC CTTATTTTAAAAGTGTTGGCAATCCACATCTAG